The DNA segment GTTTTAATAAAACTCATGGCAAAAACCAAGCAACCAAGCGAGGAGCTTCTGTCACAGGACCACCTGCTGGAGCAGGATGATCAGGAGGGCTCGGGCGAGTTCCGGAAACTGCTGGAGGAATTCACCAGCAACAGGAAATTCGAGGAGGGCGAGATCGTCACCGGCACCGTCCTGCGGATCTCCGGGGAATCGGTGATCGTGGACGTGGGGTTCAAATCCGAGGGGATCGTCCCGGTGGTGGAATTTTTGGACCGGACCGCCATCGAGATCGGAAAAAAGGTGGACCTGCTGCTGGAACAGGTGGAGGACCAGGACGGGCAGATAGTGCTGTCCAAGATCAAGGCCGACTTCATCAAGGTCTGGGACAAGGTCCAGAAATCCCTGGACAGCGAGGTGGTGGTGGACGGCAAGGTGCTGCGCAAGGTCAAGGGCGGTCTGATCATCG comes from the bacterium genome and includes:
- a CDS encoding S1 RNA-binding domain-containing protein — translated: MAKTKQPSEELLSQDHLLEQDDQEGSGEFRKLLEEFTSNRKFEEGEIVTGTVLRISGESVIVDVGFKSEGIVPVVEFLDRTAIEIGKKVDLLLEQVEDQDGQIVLSKIKADFIKVWDKVQKSLDSEVVVDGKVLRKVKGGLIIDLMGVDAFLPGSQIGLRPLETIDSLLGQSIPLKIIKINKKKRNIVVSRRVVLDADRDKQRAVILAEIDKGQVREG